The following coding sequences are from one Treponema bryantii window:
- a CDS encoding MATE family efflux transporter: MLFKAEYKNKLIKIFVPIMLSNLIAQVQMFIDRIFLGRMDILYMSAVGNATAPMWTTMSFVFSMAMGASILISQSVGEKDIEKAKDYAASMIKLHNVIPVLLFLFWTFCSPLVFRLMGVSENVMKPCVTYTRIYAPVYLIIGLWASYSVVFQTSNYTKPLVAYGIIRSVLNIILDYLLIFGKFGFPRMEIAGAALGTTIAEYVGAIYLLYITISKKDKFFTSPGLKRILGAKIRPYFESIKLGIPTACEDLLWNVGNLCIIRILNTINEKAAGIYSMVFTVEILFVVVIGAIGSGTLTLSGEATGAKDLKLYKAVVKTSVKWAFLVAAFALIFVSIFPRLTLSLFTTDKDVIEMSVIYIIMVAANLFGKSGNIIVGNGIRGYGDTKWMLFTQIMGTIGVVSLAALCVFVFKLGMLGVFVAVLCDEGLRAVINYIRYRRIKF, encoded by the coding sequence ATGCTTTTTAAAGCTGAGTATAAAAATAAACTTATAAAGATTTTCGTTCCAATCATGTTGAGCAATCTGATCGCACAGGTTCAGATGTTCATAGACAGAATCTTTTTGGGACGAATGGATATTCTGTATATGAGTGCAGTTGGTAATGCAACTGCTCCTATGTGGACTACAATGTCTTTCGTTTTCTCTATGGCTATGGGTGCCTCAATTCTTATAAGCCAGTCTGTTGGTGAAAAAGATATTGAAAAAGCAAAAGACTATGCGGCTTCAATGATCAAGCTTCATAATGTAATTCCAGTGCTGCTGTTTTTGTTCTGGACATTCTGCAGTCCTCTTGTTTTTAGGTTGATGGGTGTTTCAGAAAATGTAATGAAACCCTGCGTTACTTATACAAGAATTTATGCGCCTGTATATCTGATTATCGGGCTCTGGGCTTCTTATAGTGTTGTGTTCCAGACTTCAAATTATACAAAGCCGCTGGTCGCTTATGGTATAATACGCTCTGTTCTGAATATTATTCTGGATTATCTTTTGATTTTCGGAAAGTTCGGCTTCCCTAGAATGGAAATTGCCGGTGCGGCTCTTGGAACTACAATTGCGGAATATGTTGGTGCAATTTATCTTTTGTACATAACAATTTCTAAAAAGGATAAATTCTTTACGAGTCCCGGGCTTAAAAGAATTCTTGGTGCAAAAATAAGACCTTATTTTGAATCCATTAAACTTGGTATTCCTACTGCCTGTGAAGATCTGCTCTGGAATGTCGGAAATCTTTGTATAATCCGCATTCTTAATACAATTAACGAAAAGGCTGCGGGAATTTATTCTATGGTATTTACTGTAGAGATTCTTTTTGTTGTGGTAATTGGAGCTATTGGAAGCGGAACTTTAACATTGTCAGGTGAAGCTACTGGAGCAAAGGACCTTAAACTTTACAAGGCTGTTGTTAAGACCTCGGTAAAATGGGCATTCCTCGTTGCTGCATTTGCGTTGATTTTTGTTTCAATTTTCCCACGGCTCACACTGAGCTTGTTTACTACGGACAAAGACGTAATTGAGATGTCGGTTATCTACATCATAATGGTTGCAGCAAACCTCTTTGGAAAATCAGGCAACATAATTGTCGGAAACGGAATCCGCGGTTATGGAGACACAAAGTGGATGCTTTTCACTCAGATAATGGGAACTATCGGAGTTGTAAGCCTTGCTGCACTTTGTGTATTTGTATTCAAGCTGGGAATGCTCGGTGTCTTTGTTGCAGTTTTGTGCGATGAAGGATTACGTGCCGTAATTAACTACATAAGATACCGAAGAATAAAGTTTTAG
- a CDS encoding helix-turn-helix domain-containing protein, producing the protein MDNYITGTAIKRLRENKGMTQDGLAQKIFVSNKTVSKWENGHGLPDISLMEPLAKALGISVIELFSGNEVQNKNRNFNMKKVQFYICPVCGNVIQATGEAVISCCGITLPPLEVEEPDSAHTLKIETVEDEYYVHIEHPMTKEHYISFIAAVYDNGVQMVKLYPESSAEARFKISRAKFFLTFCNHHGLFRTDAVRL; encoded by the coding sequence ATGGACAATTATATAACCGGCACTGCAATTAAGCGCCTTCGTGAAAATAAAGGTATGACACAGGATGGGCTTGCACAGAAAATTTTTGTGAGCAATAAAACTGTCAGTAAATGGGAAAATGGTCACGGACTGCCAGATATTTCATTGATGGAACCTCTGGCTAAAGCGCTTGGGATTTCTGTGATTGAATTATTTTCAGGAAATGAAGTTCAGAATAAAAACAGAAACTTCAATATGAAAAAGGTTCAGTTTTACATCTGTCCTGTCTGTGGAAATGTGATTCAGGCGACTGGTGAAGCTGTTATCAGTTGTTGTGGAATTACATTACCGCCACTGGAAGTAGAAGAGCCTGACTCTGCTCATACTCTGAAAATTGAAACTGTTGAAGATGAATATTATGTTCATATTGAACATCCGATGACAAAGGAACACTATATTTCATTTATTGCGGCAGTGTACGACAACGGAGTTCAGATGGTAAAACTTTACCCTGAGAGTTCAGCAGAAGCCCGCTTCAAAATCAGCAGGGCAAAGTTTTTTCTAACTTTTTGTAATCACCACGGACTTTTTAGGACCGACGCAGTCCGCTTATAA
- a CDS encoding GNAT family N-acetyltransferase, with protein sequence MIIRKAVSVDSKIIGRVHSIAWKQTYQNFFPKAYLEEDSPEKREKEFMEALNNKSISYLILEDNSEAAGIVKLIFKQQIIEISSFYILEEYRGKGFGTKAFDFIKKLTADKTVILWVLENNSAARNFYEKMGMIFSGETRTINRGKEFIQYCYTSACMKSRS encoded by the coding sequence ATGATAATCAGAAAGGCTGTTTCAGTAGACTCAAAAATAATCGGTCGCGTTCACTCTATCGCCTGGAAACAGACATATCAAAACTTTTTTCCAAAAGCGTATCTAGAAGAAGATTCCCCGGAAAAACGCGAAAAAGAATTTATGGAAGCTCTAAATAACAAGTCCATCTCTTATCTCATTCTGGAAGATAATTCTGAAGCAGCCGGAATTGTAAAACTGATTTTCAAACAACAGATAATTGAAATATCCAGTTTTTATATTCTGGAAGAATACAGAGGAAAAGGATTCGGCACAAAAGCCTTTGATTTTATAAAGAAACTAACAGCAGATAAAACTGTCATTTTATGGGTACTTGAAAACAACAGCGCAGCAAGAAACTTTTACGAAAAAATGGGAATGATTTTTTCTGGAGAAACTCGAACAATAAACCGTGGAAAAGAATTCATACAATACTGTTACACTTCAGCATGTATGAAATCCCGTTCCTAA
- a CDS encoding alkaline phosphatase family protein, with translation MIKKELLPDYNNCLVNLANSVLKKFGAETTAATLPLADTVLAGNYKNVVVVLLDALGISILEKHLKPEGFFRSHLAGAFDSVYPPTTVAATTSIMSGLYPNEHGWLGWDVYYPQLDKNVTVFRNTEQKSEKAGAQPESYDASGKPIWTEDSWNEIVPAADFHVGNTFTPYKSVVDKINEAGGKAYSSMPFLPPYPQDLEAILNRIKNLCDEDGQKYIYAYWNEPDATMHATGTVSNETHEMVTALEKRIEQFASELSDTLLIVTADHGHIDSRNLCILDYPEIMNCLVRSFSLEPRTMNLFVKDEFKESFHELFRKTFGDKFLLLTRKEVLDCQLFGIGQNRPELDQMIGDFVALAVSDTSVTNTHFEAQKMPGMHAGLTQEEIKIPLIVVKK, from the coding sequence ATGATTAAAAAAGAATTACTTCCAGATTACAACAATTGTCTTGTAAATCTTGCTAACTCAGTCTTAAAAAAGTTTGGTGCAGAAACTACTGCAGCTACCTTGCCTCTGGCAGATACAGTTCTTGCCGGAAATTATAAAAATGTTGTTGTTGTTCTTCTTGATGCACTTGGAATTTCTATTCTGGAAAAGCATCTTAAACCTGAAGGATTTTTCCGCTCTCACTTAGCAGGGGCTTTTGATTCTGTTTATCCTCCGACAACTGTTGCCGCTACAACTTCCATAATGAGCGGTTTATATCCTAATGAACATGGCTGGCTTGGCTGGGATGTTTATTATCCTCAGTTGGACAAAAACGTTACTGTTTTCAGAAATACAGAACAGAAATCAGAAAAGGCTGGGGCTCAGCCGGAATCTTATGATGCTTCAGGAAAACCAATCTGGACTGAGGATTCATGGAATGAAATTGTTCCAGCAGCTGATTTTCATGTAGGAAACACTTTTACACCGTATAAATCTGTAGTGGATAAAATCAATGAGGCAGGAGGAAAAGCTTATTCCTCTATGCCGTTTTTACCACCTTATCCACAGGATTTAGAAGCAATCTTAAACCGTATTAAAAATCTTTGTGATGAAGATGGCCAGAAATATATTTATGCTTATTGGAATGAACCAGATGCTACAATGCATGCAACCGGAACTGTAAGTAATGAAACTCATGAAATGGTTACTGCTCTTGAGAAACGGATTGAACAGTTTGCATCGGAGCTTTCAGATACATTGCTTATTGTTACTGCAGACCACGGGCATATCGACAGCCGCAATCTTTGTATCCTTGATTATCCTGAGATTATGAACTGTCTTGTAAGAAGTTTCTCTCTTGAACCTCGTACAATGAATCTTTTTGTAAAAGATGAATTTAAGGAAAGTTTCCATGAATTGTTCAGGAAAACTTTTGGTGATAAATTTTTGCTTTTAACCAGAAAAGAAGTTCTTGACTGTCAGCTTTTTGGAATTGGTCAAAACAGACCTGAACTGGATCAGATGATTGGTGATTTTGTTGCGCTTGCGGTTTCTGATACATCTGTTACAAATACTCATTTTGAAGCTCAGAAAATGCCTGGTATGCATGCCGGTCTTACACAGGAAGAAATAAAAATTCCGCTGATTGTAGTAAAAAAATGA
- a CDS encoding glycosyl hydrolase produces MAIMIPAFLMFSSCRSTKVMKPAPVVSGLELQGRNEKTTAVFSFIRDNFGTKIISAQQESTWMGSVDYEMDYLLKVTGKLPAMRGLDFMNNDFDGVAERAIEWDRKGGLVTICWHTGVDISGYRESKKDHPDFKKLLTPGTDEYNTLINSWDKAAKTLQYLRDENVPVLWRPFHEFDGRWFWWGKGGAENFKKLWCLMYEKFTNEYKLDNLIWVLGYTEWVSKGWYPGDEYVDIIGSDNYDKSTNKGAWNKLTEITSKPMAFHECGMVPSVERFEKDGTFWSWFMIWHTTWLTDNKTENLKNVFNSERVITLDEVPKF; encoded by the coding sequence ATGGCAATTATGATACCTGCTTTTTTGATGTTTTCTTCCTGCAGAAGCACTAAGGTTATGAAACCTGCGCCTGTTGTTAGTGGTCTTGAATTGCAGGGAAGAAATGAAAAGACTACAGCAGTGTTTAGTTTTATCCGCGACAATTTTGGAACTAAGATTATTTCGGCTCAGCAGGAATCTACCTGGATGGGATCTGTGGATTATGAGATGGACTACCTTCTGAAAGTGACGGGAAAACTTCCTGCGATGCGTGGTCTTGATTTTATGAACAATGATTTTGATGGAGTTGCTGAACGCGCAATTGAATGGGACAGAAAGGGCGGGCTTGTTACTATATGCTGGCATACTGGTGTTGATATCAGCGGATACAGAGAATCGAAAAAGGATCATCCGGACTTTAAAAAGCTTTTGACTCCAGGAACTGATGAATACAACACTTTGATAAACAGCTGGGATAAGGCTGCCAAAACACTTCAATATCTGCGAGATGAAAATGTTCCGGTACTCTGGAGACCTTTCCATGAGTTTGATGGCCGCTGGTTCTGGTGGGGAAAGGGTGGTGCTGAAAACTTTAAGAAGCTCTGGTGCCTGATGTATGAAAAGTTTACGAATGAATATAAACTTGATAATTTAATCTGGGTTCTTGGATACACTGAGTGGGTGAGTAAGGGATGGTATCCTGGTGATGAGTATGTTGATATCATTGGCTCGGATAATTACGATAAATCAACAAATAAAGGTGCATGGAATAAACTGACGGAAATTACATCAAAGCCAATGGCTTTTCATGAATGTGGAATGGTGCCGTCTGTAGAACGTTTTGAAAAAGACGGAACATTCTGGTCATGGTTTATGATCTGGCATACTACCTGGCTCACTGATAATAAGACTGAAAATCTGAAGAATGTATTTAATAGTGAGAGGGTGATAACTCTAGATGAAGTTCCTAAGTTTTAG
- a CDS encoding glycoside hydrolase family 43 protein — MSEEKNFHKNPIIKDIYTADPAPMVYGDTLYLYTTHDEDKLVNDFYTMCDWRCFSTKDMVNWTDHGKIFSLDDIEWADDRAWAPQAIERNGKFYLYCPVHKRNGGMAIAVGVSDSPVGPFKDIGQPLVDEGDWNDIDPTVFIDDDGQAYLYFGNPELRYVLLNEDMISYNKKIGVMKIPMTEKSFAKGSHNTGTTYGEGPWFYKRNGLYYMVYAAFAEGEKRNEHLAYSTAKTARGPWEYGGVLMEEGPCFTNHPGIADFKGHSYLFYHTDELPGGSLFHRSVCVAEFKYNNDGSITTINMCDGVSAIK, encoded by the coding sequence ATGAGTGAAGAAAAAAACTTTCACAAAAATCCGATTATCAAAGATATTTATACAGCGGATCCAGCCCCTATGGTTTATGGAGATACACTTTATCTTTATACAACACATGATGAAGATAAACTTGTAAACGATTTTTACACAATGTGTGACTGGCGCTGTTTTTCAACAAAAGATATGGTGAACTGGACTGACCACGGAAAGATTTTTTCTCTTGACGATATTGAATGGGCAGATGACAGAGCCTGGGCACCACAGGCAATTGAGAGAAACGGAAAGTTCTATCTTTACTGTCCGGTTCATAAGAGGAACGGCGGTATGGCAATTGCAGTAGGAGTTTCAGACAGTCCTGTTGGTCCTTTCAAAGATATTGGACAGCCTCTTGTAGATGAGGGAGACTGGAACGATATTGATCCGACTGTATTCATTGATGATGACGGTCAGGCATATCTGTATTTTGGAAATCCTGAGCTTCGTTATGTTCTTTTGAATGAAGATATGATTTCTTATAATAAAAAAATTGGTGTAATGAAAATTCCGATGACAGAAAAATCTTTTGCAAAGGGAAGCCATAATACAGGTACAACTTATGGCGAAGGTCCATGGTTCTATAAACGAAATGGCCTTTACTATATGGTTTATGCTGCTTTTGCAGAAGGCGAAAAACGTAATGAGCATCTGGCTTATTCAACTGCTAAGACTGCCCGTGGTCCTTGGGAGTACGGCGGAGTTCTGATGGAAGAAGGTCCTTGTTTTACAAATCATCCTGGTATTGCAGATTTTAAGGGACACTCTTATCTGTTCTATCATACAGATGAACTACCGGGCGGTAGTTTGTTCCATCGCAGTGTCTGTGTTGCGGAATTTAAATACAACAATGATGGTTCAATCACAACAATCAATATGTGTGATGGAGTAAGCGCGATAAAATAA
- a CDS encoding sigma factor-like helix-turn-helix DNA-binding protein — MEKQKADKLILKFSSKVYGFAVKKSYSYDEAEELSAEMLKEVYLSMLQTDDIVNVEGYVWRICEHVYAKYVNQVKHQKGISVDGLNLPYFDEYDLGETEEEIRKLRKEICFLSSSRREIVYSFYYEGKSIAQIAIEHGLPAGTVKWHLNKARNDLKEGFTMERKIGKLGLSPVKALEFSHSGCPGSKGGPEVYLDDKINLNIVYSVYETPKTVEEIAEDLGMTPVFLEDKIELLVTNGFLVETKGKHYTTYVQFSPKQYSLEAEANLVRMQQKVAKILTEKYVPQVRAAVANLVNRDVYIPGGNRELFEAAAIFYAIVTKCRLSIEKDLSKHRIKTLDGADYLVSVETKSEVMDPDYKCEFNFSELEKKFWSCGEMTRDSQKYPCVYSWSVDSRFDCRKGAWKNNLNSDYESLYEIITGEITESKATSEKFKRLRERGFLSKDGTINTMVVRSSFNDFAGLIPKPDEDLLKEFAKFALEQAMVQSKMYPPQIQDRVIVNVMNFAVGSRVAMMVLDELYDNKVFRPLTAQERITANLLMFCDQLPE, encoded by the coding sequence ATGGAAAAACAAAAGGCTGACAAGTTAATCTTAAAGTTCTCATCAAAGGTGTATGGATTTGCCGTAAAGAAATCATACTCGTATGATGAGGCAGAAGAACTTTCTGCAGAGATGCTTAAGGAAGTTTATCTTTCGATGCTTCAGACAGACGACATTGTAAATGTTGAAGGTTATGTCTGGAGAATCTGTGAACATGTTTATGCAAAATATGTGAATCAGGTAAAACATCAAAAAGGTATTTCTGTGGATGGTCTTAATCTGCCTTACTTTGATGAGTACGACTTAGGAGAAACAGAAGAGGAAATCAGAAAACTTCGAAAGGAGATTTGCTTTTTATCTTCAAGCCGTCGCGAAATAGTTTATTCCTTTTATTACGAGGGAAAGTCTATTGCTCAAATTGCCATAGAGCATGGACTTCCCGCTGGTACAGTGAAGTGGCACTTGAACAAAGCTCGTAATGACTTAAAGGAAGGTTTTACTATGGAAAGAAAAATTGGAAAATTAGGATTATCACCTGTAAAGGCATTGGAATTCAGTCATAGCGGTTGCCCTGGAAGCAAGGGAGGACCTGAAGTTTATCTTGACGATAAAATCAATCTGAACATAGTTTATAGTGTTTATGAAACACCAAAGACTGTGGAAGAGATTGCGGAAGATCTGGGAATGACACCTGTTTTTCTTGAAGATAAGATTGAACTTCTTGTGACAAATGGTTTCCTGGTTGAAACAAAAGGAAAGCACTATACAACTTATGTACAGTTTAGTCCAAAACAGTATTCACTTGAAGCTGAAGCAAATCTCGTAAGAATGCAGCAGAAGGTTGCAAAAATCCTGACAGAAAAATATGTTCCTCAGGTGCGTGCTGCTGTAGCAAATCTTGTAAATAGGGATGTTTATATTCCAGGTGGAAATCGCGAACTTTTTGAAGCTGCTGCAATTTTCTATGCAATTGTTACAAAGTGTAGACTCTCTATCGAAAAGGATTTGTCTAAACACAGAATCAAGACACTGGATGGAGCAGATTATTTAGTTTCTGTAGAAACAAAATCTGAAGTTATGGATCCTGATTACAAGTGTGAATTTAATTTTTCTGAGCTCGAAAAGAAATTCTGGAGCTGTGGAGAAATGACAAGAGATTCGCAGAAATATCCTTGTGTATATTCGTGGTCGGTGGATTCAAGATTTGACTGCAGAAAGGGTGCCTGGAAGAATAATCTCAATTCAGATTATGAGAGCCTTTATGAAATTATCACTGGAGAAATTACAGAATCAAAAGCAACTTCAGAAAAGTTTAAGAGACTTCGTGAACGTGGTTTCCTTTCAAAGGATGGAACAATTAACACTATGGTTGTAAGAAGCAGTTTCAACGATTTTGCCGGTTTGATTCCTAAGCCAGATGAAGACCTTTTGAAGGAGTTTGCAAAATTTGCACTGGAACAGGCAATGGTGCAGTCAAAAATGTATCCACCACAGATTCAGGACAGAGTAATTGTTAATGTTATGAATTTTGCTGTGGGTTCAAGAGTTGCTATGATGGTTCTGGATGAACTTTACGATAATAAGGTTTTCCGTCCGCTTACTGCTCAGGAAAGAATTACTGCAAATCTTTTAATGTTCTGTGACCAGCTTCCAGAATAG
- a CDS encoding HAD-IA family hydrolase, whose amino-acid sequence MIKAVVFDMFETLVTLFTGRTYFSEDIAKDVGLADIESFRKEWHLIEHDRSTGKYTIEEGLSLVFKKIGIYSDEKVRTIVNNRLTALKDTFDDIPEESIQLLKALKDCGIKTGLITNTFSDERDLIKSSALFPYFDVALISYEQGICKPAPEMYQRMIERLGVKPEECLYVGDGGSRELYGARDAGMKAVQCTWFADRAYEPHIPCSPLDEFEHVAHQMDVLDFLK is encoded by the coding sequence ATGATAAAAGCTGTAGTTTTTGATATGTTTGAAACGCTGGTAACTTTGTTTACCGGCCGTACTTATTTTAGTGAAGATATTGCAAAAGATGTCGGTTTAGCTGATATAGAAAGTTTCAGAAAAGAATGGCATCTGATTGAGCATGACAGAAGTACTGGAAAATACACGATAGAAGAAGGCCTTTCTCTGGTATTCAAAAAAATCGGTATTTATTCAGACGAAAAGGTTCGCACAATTGTGAATAACAGACTTACTGCACTTAAAGATACTTTTGATGATATTCCTGAAGAATCAATTCAACTGCTGAAGGCTCTGAAAGATTGTGGAATTAAAACAGGCCTAATTACAAATACATTTTCTGATGAAAGGGATTTGATAAAGTCGAGTGCTTTGTTTCCATATTTTGATGTGGCATTAATTTCCTATGAGCAGGGAATCTGTAAGCCTGCTCCCGAGATGTATCAGCGGATGATAGAACGTCTTGGAGTAAAACCTGAAGAATGTCTGTATGTTGGAGACGGCGGTTCGCGAGAACTATATGGTGCCCGGGATGCAGGAATGAAGGCTGTTCAGTGCACCTGGTTCGCAGACCGTGCTTATGAACCTCATATTCCTTGTTCTCCTTTAGATGAATTTGAGCATGTAGCACATCAAATGGATGTTCTTGATTTTTTGAAATAA
- a CDS encoding D-2-hydroxyacid dehydrogenase, with protein sequence MKILVINNMLEQKHLDLIKNTAVTLGHEVFFYTAEAEIPQSNFDADIIYGFAPSIVKTSKNLKWLCVPWAGVDSLMTPGYFANEDCLLTNAAGAYGVSIAEHMIAVSLVMMRRLNEFMEETRAGEWKSPREQRSLKDCRITVLGTGDIGTTFAKRVRAFEPASIIGVCRSGRSRETVYDKVLPVSELDSVLSETDLLAMSLPATAETRGILSRERIAMLPEGAYVVNVGRGSAIDEDALADALESGHLAGAALDVFQTEPLPKDNHLWKIKNLLITPHVAGNMTLPYTRDKNVQMFCEDLKNFTNGAPLHYLVDRKLGY encoded by the coding sequence ATGAAAATTCTTGTAATCAATAATATGCTTGAACAAAAGCATCTGGACCTTATAAAAAATACAGCTGTGACCCTTGGACACGAAGTTTTCTTTTATACTGCTGAAGCAGAAATTCCTCAAAGTAATTTTGATGCTGATATTATCTATGGTTTTGCACCTTCAATTGTAAAGACAAGCAAAAATCTGAAATGGCTTTGTGTGCCATGGGCTGGTGTAGATTCCCTTATGACACCCGGCTATTTTGCAAATGAGGACTGTCTTCTTACAAATGCGGCGGGTGCATATGGTGTTTCGATTGCAGAACACATGATTGCCGTTTCTCTTGTTATGATGAGACGGCTGAATGAATTTATGGAAGAAACACGGGCAGGGGAATGGAAGTCTCCGCGTGAGCAGAGGTCTCTGAAAGACTGCAGAATTACAGTTCTTGGAACAGGTGATATCGGAACAACATTTGCAAAACGAGTGCGAGCTTTTGAGCCTGCTTCAATTATTGGTGTATGTCGCAGCGGAAGAAGCAGAGAAACTGTTTACGATAAAGTACTTCCTGTTAGTGAACTTGATTCAGTTTTGTCAGAGACAGATCTTCTTGCAATGAGTCTTCCGGCAACTGCAGAAACCCGTGGTATTCTTTCACGAGAGAGAATCGCCATGCTTCCAGAGGGAGCTTATGTTGTAAATGTTGGACGAGGTTCAGCAATAGATGAAGATGCTCTTGCAGATGCATTGGAATCTGGTCATCTTGCCGGAGCTGCCCTTGACGTATTCCAGACAGAGCCGCTTCCAAAAGACAACCATTTGTGGAAAATCAAAAATCTTTTGATCACTCCACATGTGGCTGGAAATATGACACTTCCATATACGAGAGATAAGAATGTTCAGATGTTCTGTGAAGATCTAAAGAACTTTACAAATGGAGCACCTTTGCATTATCTCGTAGACCGAAAACTTGGATACTAA
- a CDS encoding helix-turn-helix domain-containing protein codes for MANLDLLMRSLVFIEDHLEDTVSVQTEDIADACYASKSALEKVFKYMTQFSIHDYIVRRKMTRAARMMIDKQNLSILDIAVQFGYSSHEAFTRSFSQVWNCNPSEFRKRYENRPHTVELFPRITGFMQVEGEKLMRRTVDISELYDFFKTRRDCWFVCGDIVSLIPINNISRKAGDIAISEALRRMESVCGPEDIVFRIGGDEFALLTNSSEEAYAEELKDKILAMNGAIIPYDEEEIPMSLYAKIIKLENDALRYSEIFPKLMIRAEEKA; via the coding sequence TTGGCAAATCTTGATTTATTGATGCGATCACTTGTTTTCATAGAAGATCACCTTGAAGACACCGTTTCTGTTCAAACGGAAGATATCGCAGATGCATGCTATGCTTCCAAGTCGGCATTGGAGAAAGTATTCAAATATATGACTCAATTTTCGATACACGATTATATTGTTCGTCGTAAGATGACACGTGCTGCCCGAATGATGATAGACAAGCAAAACTTAAGTATTCTTGATATTGCCGTACAATTCGGCTATTCAAGTCATGAAGCTTTTACGAGATCATTTTCGCAGGTATGGAATTGCAATCCTTCGGAGTTTAGAAAACGATATGAAAATCGCCCACACACTGTGGAACTGTTTCCTCGAATTACAGGCTTTATGCAAGTAGAAGGAGAAAAACTTATGAGAAGAACAGTTGATATTTCTGAACTGTATGATTTCTTTAAGACGCGCAGAGATTGCTGGTTTGTATGCGGTGATATAGTGAGCCTTATTCCTATCAACAATATTTCACGTAAGGCTGGTGACATTGCAATTTCCGAAGCACTTCGCAGAATGGAAAGTGTATGTGGTCCTGAAGATATAGTTTTCAGAATTGGCGGTGATGAATTCGCATTGCTCACAAATTCTTCTGAAGAGGCGTATGCAGAAGAACTTAAAGATAAAATTCTTGCAATGAACGGAGCCATTATACCTTACGATGAGGAAGAAATTCCTATGAGTCTTTATGCAAAGATCATCAAACTTGAAAACGATGCTCTCAGGTATTCAGAGATATTTCCAAAGTTGATGATCAGAGCAGAGGAAAAAGCATAA
- a CDS encoding transglutaminase-like domain-containing protein, producing MKKVIMAIICTASILLCTLLCLAAYKKNTESYIEFSFVTNQYDKKVLSSAPQKLISLKKIGAQSEITVRGKDSFRNFSKTKFSKNKNNLDKYLQKTDFIDFDNEEVIQLSENLNLSELEPIDCAKTILKSINQNTGFIKYDNALAADISLGYTFGRSASETLKTSMGTCGEFANVFTALMRLNNIPCKYICGCCLDPSYSTLHAWAEFYDEKLGWIPVDPQAGILGVLPNYIKRLEGIDFPDTGSDFSKIKFGNVRIVEVKE from the coding sequence ATGAAAAAAGTTATAATGGCAATTATCTGTACAGCGTCAATTCTTTTATGTACGCTCCTATGTCTCGCAGCATACAAGAAAAATACAGAATCCTATATTGAGTTCAGTTTTGTAACAAATCAGTATGATAAAAAAGTCCTTTCAAGTGCTCCGCAAAAACTTATTTCCTTAAAGAAAATTGGAGCACAGTCAGAAATCACAGTACGAGGCAAAGATTCTTTTCGTAATTTTTCTAAAACAAAGTTTTCAAAGAACAAGAACAATTTAGATAAATATCTCCAGAAAACCGATTTTATAGATTTTGATAATGAAGAAGTCATCCAGCTGTCTGAAAACCTGAATCTTTCAGAACTTGAGCCAATTGACTGTGCAAAAACAATTCTTAAATCTATAAATCAAAATACAGGCTTTATAAAATATGACAATGCGCTTGCTGCTGATATTTCCCTGGGTTATACGTTTGGACGGTCAGCTAGTGAGACCTTAAAAACTTCAATGGGGACTTGCGGAGAATTTGCAAATGTTTTTACAGCTTTGATGAGGCTGAACAATATTCCTTGTAAATATATCTGTGGCTGCTGTTTAGATCCATCTTATTCCACACTTCATGCATGGGCAGAATTTTACGATGAAAAACTTGGCTGGATTCCTGTTGATCCACAGGCTGGAATTCTCGGAGTTCTCCCGAACTATATTAAGAGGCTTGAAGGAATCGACTTCCCGGATACAGGTTCAGATTTCTCAAAAATTAAGTTTGGAAACGTAAGAATAGTAGAAGTAAAAGAATGA